One genomic window of Mycteria americana isolate JAX WOST 10 ecotype Jacksonville Zoo and Gardens chromosome 6, USCA_MyAme_1.0, whole genome shotgun sequence includes the following:
- the NDUFB8 gene encoding NADH dehydrogenase [ubiquinone] 1 beta subcomplex subunit 8, mitochondrial, whose translation MAAAGVRGVLWQRAAARLWAVRAAAPVPLGARAASEMSKDLMPGPYPRTPEERAAAAKKYNMRVEDYEPYPDDGFGYGDYPKLPNKSLHERDPWYQWDQPDMRHNWGEPMHWDFDMYIRNRVDTSPTPVPWHTMRKHFLVFLGTMLIMFGLGEMYPSYRPVGPKQYPFNDLYLERGGDPNKEPPVVTHYEI comes from the exons ATGGCGGCGGCCGGGGTCCGCGGTGTCCTCTGGCAGCGGGCGGCCGCCCGGCTGTGGGCGGTGCGGGCCGCAGCGCCGGTGCCCCTAGGGGCGCGGGCGG CCTCGGAGATGTCCAAGGACCTGATGCCCGGGCCGTACCCCCGGACACCGGAGGAGCGGGCAGCAGCCGCAAAGAAGTACAACATGCGGGTGGAAGACTACGAGCCCTACCCCGACGACGGCTTTGG GTATGGTGACTATCCCAAGCTCCCTAATAAGTCCCTTCATGAGAGAGACCCCTGGTACCAGTGGGACCAGCCAGACATGAGGCATAACTGGGGAGAGCCG ATGCACTGGGACTTTGACATGTATATTCGGAACCGTGTTGATACATCCCCCACTCCAGTTCCCTGGCACACCATGCGCAAACACTTCCTTGTCTTTTTGGGTACCATGCTGATCATGTTTGGTCTTGGAGAGATGTATCCGTCTTACAGGCCTGTG GGACCGAAGCAATATCCCTTCAATGACCTGTATCTGGAGAGAGGAGGAGACCCCAATAAAGAGCCACCAGTGGTGACGCACTATGAAATCTGA